One segment of Anatilimnocola aggregata DNA contains the following:
- a CDS encoding DUF1349 domain-containing protein, whose protein sequence is MVSSALVLLAALMTSQAWAALPAANPFVSREVTPGWTLTHFGQGEQRRLEKPLEAAFADGKFTLQADSGMLFFKRSDEADGVGFVHQPLDGDGSITAKLTRFDGFHQWGGAGLMLRDENKPLGLYMCAMLETVHSKDLPENEHPIAASIRMRRQVSNEGFRVVRPDQVKLPVWLKVERQGKKFSSLYSPDGQSWKLLKEAEIEMEQKVSVGMTAWNRYGNGKFGVVVFEDVRVVTTEGNK, encoded by the coding sequence GTGGTTTCATCAGCACTGGTTCTTCTGGCCGCCCTGATGACAAGCCAGGCTTGGGCGGCGTTGCCTGCGGCGAATCCGTTCGTCTCGCGTGAAGTCACGCCCGGTTGGACGCTGACGCACTTTGGCCAGGGCGAGCAGCGTCGCTTGGAAAAGCCGCTGGAGGCGGCCTTCGCCGACGGCAAGTTTACCTTGCAAGCTGATTCGGGAATGCTGTTCTTCAAGCGTTCCGACGAAGCCGATGGCGTGGGCTTTGTGCATCAACCGCTTGATGGGGACGGCTCGATCACGGCGAAGCTCACACGCTTCGACGGCTTTCACCAGTGGGGTGGGGCGGGCTTGATGCTCCGCGACGAGAACAAGCCGCTGGGGCTTTACATGTGCGCGATGCTCGAAACGGTGCATTCCAAAGACCTTCCCGAAAACGAGCACCCGATCGCGGCGTCGATCCGTATGCGCCGCCAAGTCAGCAACGAGGGCTTTCGCGTGGTGCGCCCTGATCAGGTCAAACTGCCCGTGTGGCTCAAGGTCGAACGGCAGGGCAAGAAGTTCAGCAGTCTCTACTCGCCCGACGGCCAGTCGTGGAAGTTGCTCAAGGAAGCCGAGATCGAGATGGAGCAAAAGGTCTCCGTCGGCATGACCGCCTGGAACCGCTACGGCAATGGGAAGTTCGGAGTTGTCGTGTTCGAGGATGTGCGAGTCGTGACAACCGAGGGAAATAAATAG
- a CDS encoding DUF1592 domain-containing protein, with the protein MKHLLTIAALIMTSQAWSASAEQPLESAYADKVVPFLKQHCISCHGAAKQEGTVRFDGPMPDLIDAKLAEQWLTAKRLMAQGEMPPEGKPRPTADELTNVLAWIDAVAARAATVTRGGIGRRALRRLTPREYVSTALDVLGLTFPHFATDLSKRLPTDTAPDGFTNDSNQQTTQPLLLRRSLDLAEQLVDVALPEEPHSSPIRYEMDLREFVAQATEKPSKPLSIFAAFRDDVPAAVDGEPPASLSLVGRWSGPNNGRRPQATTRLDAKRGILLAPNPVIIGNPMECLTFKFPLVPDRGLLRLRARAGARIPARETAPVLRLSIAREFTIVPVGEIVVTAPSDDPAEYVLEAPLALVDADWKGINRDGHLVLQIDNAAALMTPTLREPDDKRKEGEIPLPTRNELIVSSLSVEVVKTPSRSPALLASAKEGETERDRARRSLQSSLPRAFRRPASPSEVDAYLGLFDAERARGTSFLAAYKASLTAALISPQTFYLIEPKETQQRPLTAWELASRLSYLAWGTAPDDELRARAANGSLLQEDELRRQLARLLDDPRSYALCREFARQWLDLDSVLHLDQATVLDRLTINQKEDVPWYEDVLRRDLVEEAPRLFEELLQKNRPVESLVNCEFVVINDRLARFYGIDGVSGHQFRAVPAPTDRRGGLLTQAGCIAAGSHGRERAEILRGVYLIERILGIDIPTPPGNVQPLDVQLNIDKNLRKLSPREHVEAHSSVNTCAVCHQRIDPLGFVWDQYDLFGRLRRDKEGKLVAAKTNGKLPDKTPFADIDEFRKRLIEPSSTTPRFADAFNRRLYAYVLGRSLDHGDDKHLSSIQSTTTKTEGGLRDLLTAMVLSEPFRNK; encoded by the coding sequence ATGAAACATCTCCTGACGATCGCCGCGTTGATCATGACAAGCCAGGCGTGGTCGGCCTCCGCGGAGCAACCGCTTGAGTCGGCCTATGCCGACAAGGTTGTTCCGTTCCTCAAGCAGCACTGCATCTCCTGCCACGGGGCTGCGAAGCAGGAAGGAACGGTGCGGTTCGACGGGCCGATGCCGGATCTGATCGACGCGAAACTGGCGGAGCAGTGGCTCACCGCGAAGCGGCTAATGGCGCAGGGCGAGATGCCGCCCGAGGGCAAGCCGCGCCCCACTGCTGACGAACTGACGAACGTGCTCGCCTGGATCGACGCCGTGGCGGCGCGGGCCGCGACCGTCACGCGCGGCGGCATTGGCCGCCGGGCGTTGCGCCGGTTGACGCCTCGCGAATATGTGAGCACGGCGCTGGATGTACTGGGCCTGACTTTCCCTCACTTTGCCACGGACCTGAGCAAACGACTTCCCACTGATACCGCGCCGGACGGCTTCACCAATGACAGCAATCAGCAAACGACGCAACCGCTGTTGTTACGGCGGAGCCTCGATCTGGCGGAGCAGCTTGTGGATGTCGCGTTGCCGGAAGAACCGCATTCGAGCCCGATCCGCTACGAGATGGATCTTCGCGAGTTCGTAGCCCAGGCCACCGAGAAGCCCTCCAAGCCCCTGAGCATCTTCGCTGCCTTTCGCGACGATGTTCCCGCCGCGGTCGACGGCGAACCACCGGCTTCTCTGAGTTTGGTTGGCCGCTGGAGCGGTCCCAACAACGGACGCCGGCCGCAGGCGACGACGCGGCTGGACGCGAAGCGTGGAATCCTGCTGGCGCCTAACCCGGTCATCATCGGCAATCCGATGGAATGCTTGACGTTCAAGTTTCCGCTGGTTCCCGACCGCGGCTTGCTGCGATTGCGCGCCAGGGCAGGAGCCCGCATTCCGGCGCGGGAAACCGCGCCGGTGTTGCGGTTGAGCATCGCGCGGGAGTTTACGATTGTGCCCGTCGGTGAAATCGTCGTCACAGCGCCCTCTGACGATCCCGCGGAATATGTGCTCGAAGCGCCGCTGGCGCTGGTCGACGCCGATTGGAAAGGGATCAATCGCGACGGGCATCTCGTGCTTCAGATCGATAACGCCGCAGCCCTCATGACGCCGACGCTGCGTGAACCGGATGACAAACGCAAGGAAGGCGAGATTCCGTTGCCAACGCGCAACGAGTTGATTGTGAGTTCGCTGAGCGTCGAAGTGGTGAAAACGCCATCAAGGTCACCGGCCCTGTTGGCATCCGCGAAGGAAGGCGAGACGGAGCGAGACCGAGCGCGACGATCTCTCCAAAGCTCTCTGCCGCGAGCATTTCGCCGGCCGGCGAGCCCGAGCGAAGTGGATGCGTACTTGGGCCTCTTTGATGCCGAGCGGGCGCGTGGCACATCGTTCCTCGCCGCGTACAAAGCGTCGCTGACCGCTGCCCTGATTTCGCCGCAGACGTTTTATCTGATCGAGCCGAAGGAGACGCAGCAACGTCCTTTGACGGCTTGGGAGCTTGCCTCCCGCCTGTCGTATTTGGCGTGGGGAACAGCACCGGACGATGAACTCCGCGCTCGCGCGGCGAATGGCAGTCTGCTGCAGGAGGACGAGTTGCGGCGTCAGCTTGCCCGCCTGCTCGACGATCCGCGGAGCTATGCGCTTTGTCGGGAGTTTGCCCGGCAGTGGCTGGATCTCGACTCGGTACTCCATCTCGACCAGGCAACCGTCCTGGACCGCCTGACGATCAACCAGAAGGAAGACGTTCCCTGGTACGAGGACGTACTGCGCCGGGACTTGGTGGAGGAAGCGCCGCGACTTTTCGAGGAGTTGTTGCAAAAGAACCGGCCCGTGGAGTCGCTCGTCAATTGCGAATTCGTGGTCATTAACGACCGCCTCGCCCGGTTCTACGGCATCGATGGTGTGTCGGGACACCAATTCCGCGCCGTGCCGGCGCCGACTGATCGTCGCGGCGGACTGCTGACGCAAGCGGGCTGCATCGCGGCTGGGTCGCATGGTAGAGAGCGGGCGGAGATCCTCCGCGGCGTCTATTTGATCGAACGCATTCTCGGCATCGACATTCCGACGCCGCCGGGCAATGTGCAGCCGCTTGATGTGCAACTGAACATCGACAAGAACCTACGTAAGTTGTCGCCGCGCGAGCATGTAGAAGCTCATTCCAGCGTCAACACGTGCGCGGTCTGCCACCAGCGGATTGATCCGCTGGGGTTCGTCTGGGACCAGTATGACCTTTTCGGCCGGCTGCGTCGCGACAAGGAGGGCAAGTTGGTCGCGGCAAAGACCAACGGAAAACTGCCCGACAAGACCCCGTTCGCCGACATCGACGAGTTCCGCAAACGGCTGATCGAGCCGTCCTCGACCACGCCTCGTTTCGCCGATGCCTTCAACCGTCGTCTCTACGCCTATGTGCTCGGCCGCAGTCTCGATCACGGCGACGATAAGCATTTGAGTTCCATTCAATCGACCACCACAAAAACCGAGGGCGGCCTGCGCGACCTGTTGACCGCGATGGTGCTCTCCGAACCGTTCCGGAACAAGTAG
- a CDS encoding DUF1552 domain-containing protein, which yields MLTRRTFLKAAGVCLPLPWLETVAAASEKNAGSPPGRAVFFMVPSGVNMWRWHPKEFGPNYQLSSTLATLSPFRKELTIFSGLEHAKGAGGGHYEVGVWLTGNEKYKSKDGPVEPNTISIDQHIAGAIGSRTRIGSLVLSAPGGSVTTSFDAKGAPFNAENNLRRLFGELVGSPDVMQRLQRRSSILDLVGEQARGLSRQLGSNDRRRFDDYLQSVRDVESRLQADRGYFSSQPLPIAADELTLDVDPQQQRQDYFKTMLELVALALRNDQTRIVSILACGSGHEFFGNWPECGKGTHHSASHATNFDAEEQKPQPYAFLESVDKWFIAHLARFLQRLEETQDGDGSLLANTMVLYGGGMSWTHNPSNLPMLLAGGSRLGLKHGSHLRFNPHKDFKGQVDKSAKPEQTTVCDVLRTMSERLGVSAAGFGDSRRVVNELLTG from the coding sequence ATGTTGACTCGTCGAACCTTTCTGAAAGCGGCCGGAGTTTGCCTGCCGTTGCCCTGGCTCGAAACCGTCGCGGCCGCGTCGGAGAAGAACGCTGGTTCGCCTCCGGGCCGCGCTGTGTTTTTCATGGTTCCAAGCGGCGTGAATATGTGGCGTTGGCACCCGAAAGAGTTCGGCCCCAACTACCAACTGAGCAGCACGCTCGCGACACTTTCGCCGTTCCGCAAGGAACTGACGATTTTCTCCGGCCTCGAGCACGCGAAGGGTGCCGGCGGCGGCCACTACGAAGTCGGCGTGTGGCTCACAGGGAACGAAAAGTACAAGAGCAAGGACGGCCCGGTCGAACCCAACACCATCTCGATCGACCAGCACATCGCCGGGGCGATCGGCAGCCGGACGCGCATCGGCAGCCTAGTGCTCAGCGCCCCCGGCGGCAGCGTCACCACCTCGTTCGACGCCAAGGGAGCGCCGTTCAACGCCGAAAACAACCTGCGGCGATTGTTCGGCGAGTTGGTCGGTTCGCCCGATGTGATGCAGCGGCTCCAGCGCCGGTCGAGCATCCTCGATCTGGTCGGCGAGCAGGCGCGCGGGCTGTCGCGGCAGCTTGGCAGCAACGACCGCCGTCGCTTCGACGATTACCTGCAAAGCGTCCGCGACGTGGAATCGCGGTTGCAGGCCGACCGCGGGTACTTTTCATCGCAGCCCCTGCCCATCGCGGCGGACGAACTGACGCTCGATGTCGACCCGCAGCAGCAGCGGCAGGACTATTTCAAGACCATGCTGGAACTGGTGGCCCTGGCGCTTCGCAACGACCAAACGCGGATCGTTTCGATTCTGGCCTGCGGTTCGGGGCACGAGTTCTTCGGCAACTGGCCCGAGTGCGGCAAGGGGACGCATCACAGCGCGTCACACGCCACGAACTTCGACGCCGAGGAGCAAAAGCCGCAGCCTTACGCCTTCCTCGAAAGCGTCGACAAGTGGTTCATCGCCCACTTGGCGCGGTTCCTCCAGCGCTTGGAGGAGACGCAGGACGGCGACGGCTCGCTGCTGGCCAACACGATGGTGCTATACGGCGGCGGCATGAGCTGGACGCACAATCCGTCGAACCTGCCGATGCTGCTGGCCGGCGGCAGCCGCCTGGGACTAAAGCATGGCAGCCACCTGCGGTTCAACCCGCACAAGGATTTCAAGGGCCAGGTCGACAAGAGCGCGAAGCCCGAACAAACCACCGTGTGCGATGTGCTGCGGACCATGTCTGAACGCCTCGGCGTTTCCGCCGCTGGTTTCGGCGACAGTCGGCGCGTCGTCAATGAACTGCTGACAGGATGA
- a CDS encoding amidohydrolase family protein, with product MDTILDVFCHCLPPAFCRGVERLAERPLPMYQRACSIRVTVDLDERRRLMDSFPGYQQILSLVSPTIEAHTGPEKSRELARIGNDAMAEMVANEPERFPGFIASLPMNHPEGAQQEADRVVRNLHATGFQLYTNVLGAPLDAAPNLEIIEHLASLGRPIWLHPIRPPPMADYVTESASKLDLWWAFGWPYETSVAMMRLVCAGLFDRWPDLAIITHHCGGLIPLMEGRIEHGLDYAARRNPPEAMSMTTREPPISGLRRFYADTASFGSRIPLEAARQFFGVDRMLFASDMPFDPEEGPGFIRAGIRLLGEMSLTAAERRAIFADNARRLFRLPTSFKGQ from the coding sequence ATGGACACCATCCTCGACGTTTTCTGCCACTGCCTTCCGCCCGCGTTTTGTCGCGGCGTGGAGCGGCTTGCCGAGCGGCCGCTGCCGATGTACCAACGGGCGTGCTCGATTCGCGTCACGGTCGATCTCGACGAACGCCGCCGGCTGATGGATTCGTTCCCTGGCTACCAACAAATACTGAGCCTGGTTTCGCCCACGATCGAGGCGCATACGGGGCCGGAGAAATCTCGCGAGCTGGCACGGATCGGCAACGATGCGATGGCCGAGATGGTGGCCAACGAGCCGGAGCGATTTCCGGGCTTTATCGCGTCGCTGCCAATGAATCATCCGGAAGGAGCCCAACAGGAAGCCGACCGCGTGGTGCGCAACCTGCACGCGACTGGGTTCCAGCTTTATACGAACGTGTTGGGTGCGCCGCTCGACGCGGCCCCGAACCTGGAGATCATCGAACACCTCGCGTCGCTTGGCCGGCCGATCTGGCTGCATCCGATCCGGCCGCCGCCGATGGCCGATTACGTGACGGAATCGGCGTCGAAGCTGGACTTGTGGTGGGCGTTCGGTTGGCCTTACGAAACGAGTGTCGCGATGATGCGGCTGGTCTGTGCGGGGCTGTTCGACCGCTGGCCCGATCTGGCGATCATCACGCATCACTGCGGCGGGTTGATTCCGCTGATGGAGGGCCGGATCGAACACGGGCTCGACTACGCGGCCCGTCGCAATCCGCCCGAGGCGATGTCGATGACGACGCGCGAGCCGCCCATCTCCGGCCTGCGCCGCTTTTACGCCGACACGGCTTCGTTCGGCTCGCGAATTCCCTTGGAAGCCGCGCGGCAATTCTTCGGCGTGGATCGGATGCTGTTCGCGAGCGACATGCCGTTCGATCCCGAGGAAGGCCCTGGCTTCATACGGGCGGGGATTCGACTGTTAGGGGAAATGTCGCTGACTGCAGCCGAACGCCGGGCGATTTTCGCCGACAACGCCCGTCGGCTCTTCAGGCTTCCTACATCGTTCAAAGGACAATGA
- a CDS encoding DUF1552 domain-containing protein, whose amino-acid sequence MLPRLLANDQTAKANVPRPRLLFIDEIGNGVDNVRWYPTKLGREWEITETLRPLEPFRDHMTVLSGLRQTYDDNGHLAADTFLTGAKATSNAVSVDQVAAEHLGKDVQFPSLVLGPGGTGTVKWSSTLSYDRKGRPIPSISDAGALFQKLFVAPTDAAVRETEARISRNESILDGLEAQTVALRKSISAEDARQVDAYLDAVREMERQIARDRSWLQKAPPDVDKAAFAAAEKQGRQPPMYELMRMALLTERSRVGTLMFTSGLGSAHGATHHKGQQSNLDVVAARDLKAVKLFASFVASMQATPVGDGTLLDYTCILFGSHMNNGTGWAQGFPFKSTFDSHSVRNLPILLVGGRKLGVKQGQHLLFPDEKTTLSRLFVEMLKCGGIPAPRFNGQEQGISELS is encoded by the coding sequence ATGCTGCCCCGTCTGCTCGCCAATGACCAAACGGCAAAGGCCAATGTGCCGCGGCCGCGGCTGCTATTCATCGACGAGATCGGCAACGGTGTGGACAACGTACGTTGGTATCCGACGAAACTCGGTCGCGAGTGGGAAATCACGGAGACGCTGCGTCCGCTGGAGCCTTTTCGCGACCACATGACCGTCCTGTCGGGGCTGCGGCAGACCTACGACGACAACGGGCATCTCGCGGCCGACACGTTCCTGACGGGCGCCAAGGCGACGAGCAACGCCGTGTCGGTCGACCAGGTCGCAGCCGAACATCTTGGGAAAGACGTGCAGTTTCCTTCCCTGGTGCTCGGTCCGGGTGGGACGGGGACGGTTAAGTGGTCGTCGACCCTTTCCTACGATCGCAAGGGCCGGCCGATCCCGTCGATCAGCGACGCCGGCGCCCTGTTTCAAAAACTGTTTGTCGCCCCGACGGACGCGGCCGTTCGCGAGACCGAGGCGCGGATCAGTCGCAACGAGAGCATTCTCGATGGTCTGGAAGCACAGACCGTAGCGCTGCGGAAGTCGATTTCGGCGGAAGATGCCCGCCAGGTTGACGCATATCTGGATGCCGTTCGGGAAATGGAACGCCAGATCGCCCGCGACCGTTCGTGGTTGCAGAAGGCGCCGCCCGACGTTGACAAGGCCGCGTTCGCGGCGGCCGAAAAGCAAGGCCGCCAGCCTCCCATGTACGAGCTCATGCGAATGGCACTGCTCACGGAGCGGTCTCGGGTCGGCACCTTGATGTTCACGTCCGGGCTGGGAAGCGCGCATGGGGCGACTCATCACAAGGGACAGCAGTCCAACCTGGACGTCGTTGCCGCTCGCGATCTGAAAGCCGTCAAGCTGTTTGCGAGTTTCGTCGCCTCGATGCAGGCGACGCCGGTGGGGGACGGCACGCTGCTCGACTACACGTGCATCCTGTTCGGCAGCCACATGAACAACGGCACGGGCTGGGCGCAGGGATTTCCGTTCAAGAGCACGTTTGATTCGCACTCGGTCCGCAATCTGCCGATCCTGCTCGTCGGCGGTCGCAAGCTGGGCGTCAAGCAGGGCCAACACCTGCTCTTCCCCGACGAGAAGACAACCCTCAGCCGCTTGTTTGTCGAGATGTTGAAGTGTGGTGGAATACCTGCGCCAAGATTCAACGGCCAGGAACAAGGGATCTCGGAATTGAGTTAA
- a CDS encoding DUF1592 domain-containing protein — protein sequence MTNPLVQRLGLALVALATCVSSLSADDSKPLETTVRSLLVRHCAGCHGGEKPAGEVRFDQPATDLADAKVRATWEKAYAMLVRGDMPPEEKPRLSTDDLDTLTSWIRREVERAVIAERGGSGRMTMRRLTRVEYARLLEDVLGLRYPNVPLNLQEKLPTDPQSELPLNDGDRLTFQSLHLKASIDLVEQLVKAVLADEPRPEPWSYRFDARGLGKANVAGMKQGEQGLGGAVPANEKEIKRAAKISIGVAERNPDGSTTLPPIYRTDDYLGRDKMGAGSWYLELPYVEPKGVLRLRIRAGSNVPKGEGVPVLRVAFHNNVINQLYNRQLAEIPIENSAEQLRDYDVEIPLDLVDFPYVLFERSKMIGVRISNDATPLADREKPTGPKGKPVEWPYQESKIVIDSVEAFGPGAGEWPPRCHTALTVAGDKLNDDRERAAAILQDVAARAWRRPVATEEIAPFVDIYQQRRADGQSRDGALREPLTAVLVSPHAQYLVERKAEKPSPLSGVELANRLSIFLWGSGPDRELLDLATAGKLHDRQVLAAQVDRLVDDARSQVFADDFVTRMLALERVENDPIDFNLTLKSFANAKVAELREQRLKHDLAREPVRYFEHLLRNNRSANELIGSDYLIVNDRLAHYYGMAGVEGPAFCEVAAPEDRRGGWLTMAGVVVAASRGNKEATILRGVYLLDRFLGEHPGTPPGNVEPLEVQAKSDKKRGQRSLREQIALHTSINTCALCHRKIDPLGFAWADFDYLGKRSSGRTQALRSGTDAEPDGSRRAANSTIDCSGKLPDGRAFADLDEFAQLVGDQQQPSRYRFGEVLVRRLTGYALSRPLNLSDEELIRSLVQSAQRNGWRVREIIKSIVLADSFTHG from the coding sequence ATGACGAATCCGCTTGTGCAACGGCTCGGTTTGGCGCTGGTCGCGTTAGCGACCTGCGTGAGTTCTTTGTCGGCCGATGATTCCAAACCGCTCGAAACCACGGTGCGATCGCTGCTGGTCAGGCACTGCGCCGGATGTCACGGCGGCGAAAAGCCGGCAGGTGAAGTGCGGTTCGATCAGCCGGCAACCGATTTGGCCGATGCCAAAGTGCGGGCCACGTGGGAAAAGGCTTATGCGATGCTCGTCCGCGGCGACATGCCGCCAGAGGAAAAGCCGAGGCTCTCGACCGATGATCTCGACACGCTGACCTCCTGGATTCGCCGAGAGGTCGAGCGGGCCGTGATTGCCGAGCGCGGCGGTTCCGGACGGATGACCATGCGGCGGCTGACGCGAGTCGAATATGCGCGGCTGTTGGAAGACGTGCTCGGCCTGCGTTATCCGAATGTGCCGCTGAATCTGCAGGAAAAGCTGCCGACCGATCCCCAGTCGGAATTGCCGCTGAACGATGGCGACCGGTTGACCTTTCAAAGCCTGCACCTGAAGGCCAGCATCGACCTGGTGGAACAGCTTGTGAAAGCGGTGCTGGCGGATGAGCCGCGTCCGGAGCCGTGGAGCTATCGCTTCGACGCTCGCGGCCTGGGAAAGGCGAACGTCGCCGGCATGAAGCAAGGGGAACAGGGCTTGGGCGGCGCCGTGCCCGCGAATGAGAAGGAGATCAAGCGGGCGGCGAAAATCTCCATCGGCGTTGCGGAGCGGAATCCTGACGGCTCGACAACGCTGCCGCCGATCTATCGCACCGATGACTATCTGGGTCGCGACAAAATGGGCGCCGGTTCGTGGTATCTGGAATTGCCCTACGTCGAGCCGAAAGGCGTGTTGCGTTTGCGGATTCGGGCCGGCTCAAACGTTCCGAAAGGAGAAGGCGTTCCCGTCCTGAGAGTCGCGTTCCACAACAATGTGATCAATCAGCTTTACAACCGTCAGCTCGCCGAGATTCCGATTGAGAATTCGGCGGAGCAGCTTCGGGATTACGACGTCGAGATTCCGCTGGATCTCGTCGACTTTCCGTATGTTCTGTTTGAACGCTCGAAGATGATTGGCGTCCGAATCAGCAATGACGCCACGCCGCTCGCGGATCGCGAGAAGCCGACGGGGCCGAAGGGCAAGCCCGTGGAATGGCCCTACCAGGAATCGAAGATCGTCATCGATTCGGTCGAGGCGTTCGGGCCGGGGGCAGGAGAATGGCCGCCGCGGTGTCATACGGCGTTGACGGTGGCCGGTGACAAACTCAACGACGATCGCGAGCGAGCGGCCGCGATTCTGCAAGACGTCGCGGCCCGGGCGTGGCGCCGGCCTGTGGCCACCGAGGAGATCGCTCCCTTTGTGGACATCTACCAGCAGCGGCGCGCGGACGGCCAGAGTCGCGATGGTGCCCTGCGGGAACCGCTCACGGCCGTGCTCGTTTCTCCCCATGCCCAGTACCTCGTTGAGCGCAAAGCGGAAAAACCCTCGCCGCTGTCAGGGGTGGAACTGGCCAACCGGTTATCCATTTTTCTCTGGGGCAGCGGACCGGACCGCGAACTGTTGGACCTGGCGACCGCAGGCAAGTTGCACGATCGCCAGGTGCTGGCGGCACAAGTCGATCGCTTGGTCGATGACGCCCGCAGTCAAGTATTCGCCGACGACTTTGTGACGCGGATGCTGGCCTTGGAGCGGGTTGAGAATGACCCGATCGATTTCAACCTGACGCTCAAGAGCTTCGCGAATGCCAAGGTGGCCGAGCTGCGCGAGCAGCGGCTGAAGCACGATCTGGCCCGCGAACCGGTGCGCTACTTCGAGCATCTGCTGCGGAACAATCGTTCGGCCAACGAACTGATCGGCAGCGATTATCTGATCGTCAATGATCGGCTGGCGCACTATTACGGCATGGCCGGCGTGGAGGGCCCGGCGTTCTGCGAAGTGGCCGCCCCCGAAGATCGACGAGGCGGCTGGCTCACGATGGCCGGCGTCGTGGTCGCGGCGTCGCGCGGCAACAAAGAAGCGACGATCCTCCGCGGCGTGTATTTGCTCGATCGGTTCCTCGGCGAACATCCCGGCACGCCGCCGGGCAACGTGGAACCGCTCGAAGTTCAGGCGAAGTCGGATAAGAAACGCGGGCAACGCTCGCTCCGCGAGCAGATCGCGCTGCACACGTCGATCAACACGTGTGCTCTCTGCCACCGCAAGATCGATCCGCTGGGCTTCGCCTGGGCCGATTTCGATTATCTGGGGAAAAGAAGTAGCGGCAGGACGCAAGCCCTCCGGTCCGGCACCGACGCGGAACCGGACGGCTCGCGCCGTGCCGCTAACTCGACGATCGACTGTTCCGGCAAGCTGCCCGATGGCCGGGCGTTCGCCGACCTCGACGAATTCGCACAACTGGTCGGCGACCAGCAGCAGCCGTCGCGTTACCGGTTCGGCGAAGTGTTGGTGCGGCGACTGACCGGCTACGCCTTGAGCCGCCCGCTCAACTTGTCGGACGAGGAGCTGATCCGCAGCCTGGTGCAATCCGCCCAGCGGAACGGCTGGCGGGTGCGTGAGATCATCAAGTCGATCGTTTTGGCTGACTCATTTACACATGGATAA
- a CDS encoding c-type cytochrome domain-containing protein: MARWRTLGLLCVTLLTVESAFAEQPLESAYADKVVPFLKRHCISCHGAEKPKGDVRFDGPAPDLTDPKVSEKWRMARRMLAQGEMPPEGKPRPSADELLAAMNWIEDAAARAAVVTRGGVGRRDRRAGSGNRARSSQGIGRCVGQVIP, encoded by the coding sequence ATGGCACGATGGCGCACCCTGGGATTGCTCTGCGTGACGCTGCTGACCGTTGAGTCGGCCTTCGCGGAGCAACCGCTTGAGTCGGCCTATGCCGACAAGGTTGTTCCATTCCTCAAGCGGCATTGCATCTCCTGCCACGGGGCCGAGAAACCTAAAGGGGACGTGCGGTTCGATGGGCCGGCTCCTGATTTGACCGACCCGAAGGTGTCCGAGAAGTGGCGGATGGCGCGGCGGATGCTTGCGCAAGGGGAGATGCCGCCGGAGGGAAAGCCGCGTCCCTCCGCCGATGAGCTGCTCGCCGCCATGAACTGGATCGAGGACGCCGCGGCGCGGGCCGCCGTTGTCACTCGCGGCGGCGTCGGGCGGCGCGACCGGCGAGCAGGATCAGGAAATCGCGCGCGCAGCAGCCAAGGCATTGGTCGATGCGTTGGCCAAGTAATTCCGTAG